One Streptomyces sp. 840.1 genomic window, GTAATCCACGCCGCCGGGTGACCACGGATTGCACCGCAGGATGCGCCAGGCTGTCAGCGCCGTTCCCTTGATCGCTCCGTGCCGGTCGATCGCCGTATATCCATAGTGGGAACACGACGGGTAGTAACGGCAGACAGGCCCGAGAAGTGGGCTGATCGTCCACTGGTACAGCTTGATGAGAGCCAGCAGCGGGTACTTCATCGCGCGCCCCCTCCCAGTAGCCGCTGGAGGGCGGCATCCAGGTCTCGGGCCAGCTGTTCATGATCGGCGTCGCCCGCACCGGGCAACGCACGTACGACAACCAGGCTACCGGGGGGCAGCAGGGACAGCCGTTCTCGGACCAGATGGCGAAGCTTTCGCTTCACCGCTGTGCGGACGACCGCGCCACCCACGGCTTTGCTGACAACGAAACCCGCACGCGGCGGGGGAGCAGTCTCCCCAGTCACGTGCGGGTCCGTTGCACCGCTGCGTAGATGGACGACGAGGAGCGGGCGGCCGGCCCGGCGTCCTCGTCGTACCGCGGTCGCGAAGTCCTCGCGCCGCCTCAGCCGATTCTCGGTAGGCAGCACGTCATGACGACCTGTACGCGATCAGGCGGACAGGCTGGCGCGGCCCTTGCCACGGCGGGACGCGAGGATCGCGCGGCCGGCACGGGTCCGCATACGCAGACGGAAACCGTGGGTCTTCGCGCGACGACGGTTGTTCGGCTGGAAGGTGCGCTTGCTCACTCGGGGGCTCCAGTAATGATCGTGTGTTGGCGGGACATCGCCTGGCTGTCACCGTGCGCCCACGAGAGACTCGCGTAAACGCCCTAGTTGCACCGCTTCACAATCACAGATCGTGATCTTTGCCCATCGGAGGCAGGCGGCAGCAGCCATCGACAACTCGACCTGGTCACGGTACGCGCGGCTACGCCATCCGGTCAAACCGACCCTGTCGGGCCCCCCATTGTGCACAGCCTGTGGACAACGACTTGAACCGCACGGGTCGGCCCGCCTACCGTGGCCGAACCCCGGTTCTTTTTCTTCCCGCCTGCCGGTCCTCACCCATCCCGACCCATACGTCCCGAGAAACACACATTCGTGGGACCAGCGAGAGAGCGTGCCTTGTGGCTGACGTACCTGCCGATCTTGCCGCAGTGTGGCCACGAGTGCTGGAGCAACTCCTCGGGGAGGGCCAGCAGGGGATCGAGCCGAAGGACAAGCAGTGGATCGAGCGCTGCCAGCCGCTCGCCCTGGTGGCCGACACCGCGCTGCTCGCCGTCCCCAATGAATGGGGCAAGCGCGTCCTGGAGGGCCGGCTAGCTCCGCTCATCAGCGAGACGCTGAGCCGCGAGTGCGGCCGCACGATCCGGATCGCGATCACGGTCGACGACTCCGCGGGCGAGCCGCCGAACCCGCCGGCGCCCCCGATGCACCAGTCGCAGCAGCACCAGCCCCAGCAGCACCGCTACCAGGGGCCGCAGCACGACGAGCGTCAGCACAACGACTCCTACGACGGCTACGGGCACCGGCCCTCGGACGACGGCATGCCGACCGCCCGGCCCGCCTACCCCGACTACCAGCAGCAGCGCCCCGAGCCCGGCGCCTGGCCGCGCACCCAGGAGGACCTCTCCTGGCAGCAGCCCCGGCTCGGCGGATACCAGGACCGCGACACCTCCGGCGAGCACTGGCGCGAGCCGTACGGCGGCGGCCGCTCCCAGCAGCAGCCCCAGCACGACTACCGCCAGCAGCCTCCCGAGCACCAGGGCTACGAGTCCCAGCGGCCCGACCGCCACGACATGCAGGAGCCCCAGCACCGGCAGGGCGGCGGAACCGGCCGGCCCGGCGGTGTCCCGGGACCGATGGGCGCCCAGCCCGCGCCCGCCCCCGGCCCGGGTGAGCCGCACGCACGGCTGAACCCGAAGTACCTCTTCGACACCTTCGTCATCGGGGCGTCGAACCGGTTCGCGCACGCCGCGGCCGTCGCCGTGGCCGAGGCCCCCGCCAAGGCGTACAACCCGCTCTTCATCTACGGGGAGTCCGGGCTCGGCAAGACCCACCTGCTGCACGCGATCGGGCACTACGCCCGCAGCCTCTACCCGGGCACCCGGGTGCGGTACGTGAGCTCGGAGGAGTTCACCAACGAGTTCATCAACTCGATCCGTGACGGCAAGGGCGACACCTTCCGCAAGCGGTACCGCGATGTCGACATCCTGCTCGTCGACGACATCCAGTTCCTGGCGAGCAAGGAGTCGACGCAGGAGGAGTTCTTCCACACCTTCAATACGCTCCACAACGCCAACAAGCAGATCGTGCTGTCCTCGGACCGGCCGCCCAAGCAGCTGGTGACCCTGGAGGACCGGCTGCGGAATCGTTTCGAGTGGGGTCTCACCACCGATGTGCAGCCGCCGGAGCTGGAGACGCGCATCGCGATCCTCCGTAAGAAGGCGGTGCAGGAGCAGCTCAACGCTCCGCCGGAGGTGCTGGAGTTCATCGCCTCCCGTATCTCACGCAACATCCGGGAGCTGGAGGGCGCGCTCATCCGGGTCACGGCCTTCGCCAGTCTCAACCGCCAGCCGGTGGACCTCGGGCTGACCGAGATCGTGCTGAAGGATCTGATCCCGGGTGGCGAGGACGCCGCCCCGGAGATCACGGCGCCGGCCATCATGGCGGCGACCGCCGACTACTTCGGCCTGACTGTGGACGACCTCTGCGGATCCTCGCGCAGCCGCGTACTCGTGACTGCGCGCCAGATCGCGATGTATCTGTGCCGTGAGCTGACGGACCTCTCGCTGCCCAAGATCGGGGCCCAGTTCGGCGGCCGCGACCACACGACCGTGATGCACGCGGACCGGAAGATCCGCGCGCTGATGGCGGAACGGCGCTCCATCTACAACCAGGTCACCGAACTCACCAACCGCATCAAGAACGGCTGACGGGCCGCCACCGCGCGCAGAGCGCCACGGAGTCGCAGCGGTTCCGTGGCTCAGCTGCCCAGCGCCACGGAACCGCGCAGCCTCGCCTCCGCGAGCACCGAGAAGGGTGCTCCGGGACCCGCATCAGGTCCCGGAGCACCCTTTTTCGTCTCGTCCGGGCAGCTGTGTACGACGTTCGCGGGGCGTGGTCCCCGTCCTCGCTGTTCGAATACCTGCCGCGGACGGGCCGTTCTCCACAGATCTGGGCACAATCTCCCCTCCACAGCCTGGGGATTGAAAAGTTGTCCATACTGCTTCCACAGGTACGGCAGCCGATACTCCATCAGGCCAGCTCAGAGGCCTGGGGATTTGTGGTCAACAATGATCCACAGCCTGTGGACAAGTTTTTCGTCCACAGGGGCACGTCAACGTTGTCCACCGGCGGCCCACAGGAGAGACCTTCTTGTCCCCAGCTTCTGCGGGCTTCTCCACACCTCTGTCCACTGTTCGGCAACGCGACACCCGCTTTCACCGCCCCGAGTGAAAGGCGTCACACCAAGAGGGTCGGTTGGGCTGTGGGGAAGCTGGGTAAAGCTGGGGACAGAGCTGGGGAGAAACCCCCCTGCCCTGTGGGTCGGTTGTGCAGAACTTTCGGGTGTCCACAGAAACCCCGGGTTTTCCACCGGTGCCACCCACAGGGTCGGTGGACAAAAAACAGGGCCTGACCTGCGGAAACGACGTTATCCACGGTTTCCACAGGCCCTACTACTACTACTACCTCTAGTTAGCCCGGAATCCGCTTCGAAGTGGGGCCTGTGCACAACTCGGCGCCGGAGCTCCGCGAACCGCTTGTCGCGACTTGACCCCGAGCAGCACCGAGTGTCGGTGCCGTACGTCAGACTGGTCCCCGGCGTCCTCCCCGTCCCATCGGTGGAGCGACCCGACCAGACGACGAAGGCCAGCAGGGCGAGCGAGCAACAGCAGGAGGCGGTTCCGGTGAAGATCCGGGTGGAGCGCGATGTACTCGCGGAGGCTGTGGCCTGGGTGGCCCGTAGCCTCCCGGCCCGGCCGCCGGCGCCCGTTCTTGCGGGCCTGCTGCTGAAGGCCGAGGACGGCGCACTCAGCTTCTCCAGCTTCGACTACGAGGTCTCGGCCCGGGTCTCGGTGGACGCGGAGATCGAGGAGGACGGCACGGTGCTGGTCTCCGGCCGGCTGCTCGCCGACATCTGCCGCGCCCTGCCCAACCGGCCGGTGGAGATTTCCACAGACGGTGTACGG contains:
- the yidD gene encoding membrane protein insertion efficiency factor YidD, with amino-acid sequence MKYPLLALIKLYQWTISPLLGPVCRYYPSCSHYGYTAIDRHGAIKGTALTAWRILRCNPWSPGGVDYVPPRKRPRWHELLRDLFRGGKGGDSAADVPPGGSATDLPSSAAETSPNAQGA
- the rnpA gene encoding ribonuclease P protein component codes for the protein MLPTENRLRRREDFATAVRRGRRAGRPLLVVHLRSGATDPHVTGETAPPPRAGFVVSKAVGGAVVRTAVKRKLRHLVRERLSLLPPGSLVVVRALPGAGDADHEQLARDLDAALQRLLGGGAR
- the rpmH gene encoding 50S ribosomal protein L34, with translation MSKRTFQPNNRRRAKTHGFRLRMRTRAGRAILASRRGKGRASLSA
- the dnaA gene encoding chromosomal replication initiator protein DnaA, with translation MADVPADLAAVWPRVLEQLLGEGQQGIEPKDKQWIERCQPLALVADTALLAVPNEWGKRVLEGRLAPLISETLSRECGRTIRIAITVDDSAGEPPNPPAPPMHQSQQHQPQQHRYQGPQHDERQHNDSYDGYGHRPSDDGMPTARPAYPDYQQQRPEPGAWPRTQEDLSWQQPRLGGYQDRDTSGEHWREPYGGGRSQQQPQHDYRQQPPEHQGYESQRPDRHDMQEPQHRQGGGTGRPGGVPGPMGAQPAPAPGPGEPHARLNPKYLFDTFVIGASNRFAHAAAVAVAEAPAKAYNPLFIYGESGLGKTHLLHAIGHYARSLYPGTRVRYVSSEEFTNEFINSIRDGKGDTFRKRYRDVDILLVDDIQFLASKESTQEEFFHTFNTLHNANKQIVLSSDRPPKQLVTLEDRLRNRFEWGLTTDVQPPELETRIAILRKKAVQEQLNAPPEVLEFIASRISRNIRELEGALIRVTAFASLNRQPVDLGLTEIVLKDLIPGGEDAAPEITAPAIMAATADYFGLTVDDLCGSSRSRVLVTARQIAMYLCRELTDLSLPKIGAQFGGRDHTTVMHADRKIRALMAERRSIYNQVTELTNRIKNG